Within Nitrospirota bacterium, the genomic segment ATCAGAAATGCTGTCATCATCAATCCCCAGTGTATCCGCAACTTTTCTGTAAGCAACCAGGTCATCATAAGAGGTTAATATTCTTCCCCCAAGGATATAACGTGTGTCCCCATTTCCCATGTTTTGTGAGACGGGTATAGCTACATTATTCAGGTGGGCATAACATTTAAAGTATACAGGTTCCTTCCTTTTATGGGCTTCTGTTAGAGGCGCCGAGCAATCCCTCTCACAGTAGAGCTTTCCGTTAGGGTCTTCCTGCAGTAGTTTGCACAACCTCGATTCGTCCCTTTGTCCGGCCATGTATCTATCCTCTTTACAAAATAGTAAGGTGAGATCTGCAAGTTTGGCAAGAATCCCTGTCCACTCAGAAGTTAGTTCTCCGATGAAATTATTATTGTCCATTTGCCTCTTTGTAAAATGAGAAATATTATCAGAACATTGCAGAGGTTTCCAACCCCGTTAATAATACGTTAACAACGTATAGTATAGCAAAATTAGTGCCATAATTTTGACACACGTGTTAGTTGACAAGTAAATATTAAATGGCTTAGAGTACTTGAAAGGGCATTGATTAGAGACAACGCCTGTTTGTTGGTAACCATATCATAATATAAATATGTGTTGCCCCCTATTTAATGAACCTGGAGGATATTAGATGTTAAAGAATGATAATTTCTTAAAGGCCTGTAGGATGGAGCCAGTTGATTTTACACCTGTGTGGATAATGAGGCAGGCAGGCCGCTATATGAAGGAATACCGTGACATAAGAAAGAGGGTAGATTTTCTTACAATGTGTAAGACCCCTGATCTTGCTGCAGAGGTTACCATGCTGCCTGTGGATATTCTTGGCGTGGATGCAGCCATACTTTTTTCTGACATTTTGATACCTGTTGAGGCAATGGGAATCGGGGTTACTTTTACAGACAAGAGAGGACCCGTTCTGTCGAACCCAGTAAGGTCAGAAGATGGGCTGGAAAAACTCCTGGTGCCTGATGATATTAAATCAGGGGAATTGATGCCATTTATCCCGCAGGCAATCAGACTAATCCTTCAGGAACTTGGAGGGCGGGTTCCCCTGATAGGTTTCTCAGGGTCACCCTTTACCCTGGCAACTTATATGATTGAGGGTGAGACCTCAAGAAATTTCACATGGATTAAACGTATGATGTACGAAAACCCGATACTCTTGCACAAAATACTTGATAAGATAACAGATACCGTAATCAGCTACCTTGACATGCAAATAAATGCCGG encodes:
- the hemE gene encoding uroporphyrinogen decarboxylase; amino-acid sequence: MLKNDNFLKACRMEPVDFTPVWIMRQAGRYMKEYRDIRKRVDFLTMCKTPDLAAEVTMLPVDILGVDAAILFSDILIPVEAMGIGVTFTDKRGPVLSNPVRSEDGLEKLLVPDDIKSGELMPFIPQAIRLILQELGGRVPLIGFSGSPFTLATYMIEGETSRNFTWIKRMMYENPILLHKILDKITDTVISYLDMQINAGVHAVQLFDTWAGWLAPDDYREFALPYAERVIKGIDKKGVPIIYFANGVSGILENMVASGADVVGLDWRIDMADAVRRSGRSVALQGNLDPCVLYGQPSVIRKYSKAIIDKYGEEPGHIFNLGHGILPDIPVDHAKALVDIVHEESSCR